The following coding sequences are from one Dermacentor silvarum isolate Dsil-2018 chromosome 4, BIME_Dsil_1.4, whole genome shotgun sequence window:
- the LOC119450350 gene encoding cytosolic non-specific dipeptidase isoform X1 — protein sequence MMEAEGVRVDMQPLGDQTLEDGTALPFPPLLLGSLGEDPSKKTVCMYAHVDVQPASKSDGWVSEPFELQEREGKLYGRGSSDDKGPALAMVWALHAYNKAGVPLPVNLKFLYEGMEEVGCQGTVPYLQSDGKSNKFFDGIDFACISDNFWLGTDKPCLTYGLRGIAYFEIEVVAGTHDFHSGQYGGVTHEAMSDLVDLLDSLVDATGNITVPGIYDDVRPVTDEERELYRRVDFNLNEYRWETGVSRLAHEDKLETLVHRWRLPCLSLHGISGAYSDPGEPQMVPTHVLGKFSIRTVPDQQPEKLKECVTKHLEQRFAKRNSPNRLKVTMSHSPSTWFTDPKAPHFKAAAAAVKHVHGVEPDLTCEGGTNGAVPALHNHVCRNTLLMPINCAGSAPHAQNENTRLQNYINGAKQFAAYWYEVAKLP from the exons ATGATGGAGGCCGAAGGCGTGCGCGTGGATATGCAGCCCCTGGGCGACCAGACACTTGAAGACGGAACGGCGCTGCCTTTCCCTCCGTTGTTGCTGGGCAGCCTCGGGGAAGACCCCAGCAAGAAGACGGTGTGCATGTACGCGCACGTGGACGTGCAGCCCGCGTCCAAG TCCGACGGCTGGGTGAGCGAACCCTTCGAGCTTCAAGAGCGCGAAGGCAAGCTCTACGGTCGTGGTAGCTCCGACGACAAGGGACCGGCGCTCGCCATGGTTTGGGCGCTGCACGCTTACAACAAGGCCGGAGTGCCTCTGCCGGTCAACCTGAAG TTCCTGTACGAAGGCATGGAGGAGGTCGGTTGTCAGGGCACCGTGCCCTACCTCCAGTCTGACGGCAAGAGCAACAAGTTCTTCGATGGCATCGACTTCGCCTGCATCTCGGACAACTTCTGGCTCGGCACCGACAAGCcgtgcctcacctacggactcaG AGGGATAGCATATTTCGAGATCGAGGTAGTCGCCGGGACACATGATTTTCATTCCGGCCAATATGGTGGAGTAAC GCACGAGGCCATGTCCGACCTTGTAGACCTGCTCGACAGCCTGGTGGACGCCACGGGGAACATAACGGTGCCTGGCATCTACGACGACGTGCGCCCCGTGACGGACGAAGAACGCGAACTCTACCGTCGCGTGGACTTCAATCTC AACGAGTACCGTTGGGAAACGGGTGTCTCGAGACTCGCCCACGAAGACAAGCTCGAAACCCTGGTGCACCGCTGGCGTCTGCCGTGCCTCTCTCTGCACG GAATCTCGGGCGCTTACTCGGATCCCGGCGAGCCGCAGATGGTACCGACCCACGTGCTCGGCAAATTCTCCATCCGCACAGTTCCCGACCAGCAGCCGGAAAAGCTGAAGGAGTGCGTCACGAAACACCTCGAGCAACGCTTCGCCAAACGAAACAGCCCGAACCGCCTcaa GGTGACGATGTCACACAGCCCTTCCACTTGGTTCACGGACCCAAAGGCGCCGCACTTCAAGGCTGCTGCGGCTGCAGTTAAACACG TGCACGGTGTGGAGCCCGACCTGACCTGCGAAGGAGGTACCAACGGTGCTGTTCCGGCGTTGCATAACCACGTGTGCCGCAACACGCTGCTGATGCCCATCAACTGCGCGGGCAGCGCGCCGCATGCGCAGAACGAGAACACTCGTCTCCAGAACTACATTAACGGA GCAAAGCAATTTGCTGCTTACTGGTACGAGGTCGCAAAGCTCCCATGA
- the LOC119450350 gene encoding cytosolic non-specific dipeptidase isoform X2, whose translation MMEAEGVRVDMQPLGDQTLEDGTALPFPPLLLGSLGEDPSKKTVCMYAHVDVQPASKSDGWVSEPFELQEREGKLYGRGSSDDKGPALAMVWALHAYNKAGVPLPVNLKFLYEGMEEVGCQGTVPYLQSDGKSNKFFDGIDFACISDNFWLGTDKPCLTYGLRGIAYFEIEVVAGTHDFHSGQYGGVTHEAMSDLVDLLDSLVDATGNITVPGIYDDVRPVTDEERELYRRVDFNLNEYRWETGVSRLAHEDKLETLVHRWRLPCLSLHGISGAYSDPGEPQMVPTHVLGKFSIRTVPDQQPEKLKECVTKHLEQRFAKRNSPNRLKVTMSHSPSTWFTDPKAPHFKAAAAAVKHGKAICCLLVRGRKAPMTRPDDMARKSTPISTGLIANKIFLRLWAGSTF comes from the exons ATGATGGAGGCCGAAGGCGTGCGCGTGGATATGCAGCCCCTGGGCGACCAGACACTTGAAGACGGAACGGCGCTGCCTTTCCCTCCGTTGTTGCTGGGCAGCCTCGGGGAAGACCCCAGCAAGAAGACGGTGTGCATGTACGCGCACGTGGACGTGCAGCCCGCGTCCAAG TCCGACGGCTGGGTGAGCGAACCCTTCGAGCTTCAAGAGCGCGAAGGCAAGCTCTACGGTCGTGGTAGCTCCGACGACAAGGGACCGGCGCTCGCCATGGTTTGGGCGCTGCACGCTTACAACAAGGCCGGAGTGCCTCTGCCGGTCAACCTGAAG TTCCTGTACGAAGGCATGGAGGAGGTCGGTTGTCAGGGCACCGTGCCCTACCTCCAGTCTGACGGCAAGAGCAACAAGTTCTTCGATGGCATCGACTTCGCCTGCATCTCGGACAACTTCTGGCTCGGCACCGACAAGCcgtgcctcacctacggactcaG AGGGATAGCATATTTCGAGATCGAGGTAGTCGCCGGGACACATGATTTTCATTCCGGCCAATATGGTGGAGTAAC GCACGAGGCCATGTCCGACCTTGTAGACCTGCTCGACAGCCTGGTGGACGCCACGGGGAACATAACGGTGCCTGGCATCTACGACGACGTGCGCCCCGTGACGGACGAAGAACGCGAACTCTACCGTCGCGTGGACTTCAATCTC AACGAGTACCGTTGGGAAACGGGTGTCTCGAGACTCGCCCACGAAGACAAGCTCGAAACCCTGGTGCACCGCTGGCGTCTGCCGTGCCTCTCTCTGCACG GAATCTCGGGCGCTTACTCGGATCCCGGCGAGCCGCAGATGGTACCGACCCACGTGCTCGGCAAATTCTCCATCCGCACAGTTCCCGACCAGCAGCCGGAAAAGCTGAAGGAGTGCGTCACGAAACACCTCGAGCAACGCTTCGCCAAACGAAACAGCCCGAACCGCCTcaa GGTGACGATGTCACACAGCCCTTCCACTTGGTTCACGGACCCAAAGGCGCCGCACTTCAAGGCTGCTGCGGCTGCAGTTAAACACG GCAAAGCAATTTGCTGCTTACTGGTACGAGGTCGCAAAGCTCCCATGACCAGACCGGACGACATGGCCCGGAAATCCACACCGATTTCCACGGGCCTTATTGCGAACAAAATATTTTTGCGCCTCTGGGCCGGTAGCACATTTTAA
- the LOC119450350 gene encoding cytosolic non-specific dipeptidase isoform X3 encodes MMEAEGVRVDMQPLGDQTLEDGTALPFPPLLLGSLGEDPSKKTVCMYAHVDVQPASKSDGWVSEPFELQEREGKLYGRGSSDDKGPALAMVWALHAYNKAGVPLPVNLKFLYEGMEEVGCQGTVPYLQSDGKSNKFFDGIDFACISDNFWLGTDKPCLTYGLRHEAMSDLVDLLDSLVDATGNITVPGIYDDVRPVTDEERELYRRVDFNLNEYRWETGVSRLAHEDKLETLVHRWRLPCLSLHGISGAYSDPGEPQMVPTHVLGKFSIRTVPDQQPEKLKECVTKHLEQRFAKRNSPNRLKVTMSHSPSTWFTDPKAPHFKAAAAAVKHVHGVEPDLTCEGGTNGAVPALHNHVCRNTLLMPINCAGSAPHAQNENTRLQNYINGAKQFAAYWYEVAKLP; translated from the exons ATGATGGAGGCCGAAGGCGTGCGCGTGGATATGCAGCCCCTGGGCGACCAGACACTTGAAGACGGAACGGCGCTGCCTTTCCCTCCGTTGTTGCTGGGCAGCCTCGGGGAAGACCCCAGCAAGAAGACGGTGTGCATGTACGCGCACGTGGACGTGCAGCCCGCGTCCAAG TCCGACGGCTGGGTGAGCGAACCCTTCGAGCTTCAAGAGCGCGAAGGCAAGCTCTACGGTCGTGGTAGCTCCGACGACAAGGGACCGGCGCTCGCCATGGTTTGGGCGCTGCACGCTTACAACAAGGCCGGAGTGCCTCTGCCGGTCAACCTGAAG TTCCTGTACGAAGGCATGGAGGAGGTCGGTTGTCAGGGCACCGTGCCCTACCTCCAGTCTGACGGCAAGAGCAACAAGTTCTTCGATGGCATCGACTTCGCCTGCATCTCGGACAACTTCTGGCTCGGCACCGACAAGCcgtgcctcacctacggactcaG GCACGAGGCCATGTCCGACCTTGTAGACCTGCTCGACAGCCTGGTGGACGCCACGGGGAACATAACGGTGCCTGGCATCTACGACGACGTGCGCCCCGTGACGGACGAAGAACGCGAACTCTACCGTCGCGTGGACTTCAATCTC AACGAGTACCGTTGGGAAACGGGTGTCTCGAGACTCGCCCACGAAGACAAGCTCGAAACCCTGGTGCACCGCTGGCGTCTGCCGTGCCTCTCTCTGCACG GAATCTCGGGCGCTTACTCGGATCCCGGCGAGCCGCAGATGGTACCGACCCACGTGCTCGGCAAATTCTCCATCCGCACAGTTCCCGACCAGCAGCCGGAAAAGCTGAAGGAGTGCGTCACGAAACACCTCGAGCAACGCTTCGCCAAACGAAACAGCCCGAACCGCCTcaa GGTGACGATGTCACACAGCCCTTCCACTTGGTTCACGGACCCAAAGGCGCCGCACTTCAAGGCTGCTGCGGCTGCAGTTAAACACG TGCACGGTGTGGAGCCCGACCTGACCTGCGAAGGAGGTACCAACGGTGCTGTTCCGGCGTTGCATAACCACGTGTGCCGCAACACGCTGCTGATGCCCATCAACTGCGCGGGCAGCGCGCCGCATGCGCAGAACGAGAACACTCGTCTCCAGAACTACATTAACGGA GCAAAGCAATTTGCTGCTTACTGGTACGAGGTCGCAAAGCTCCCATGA